One window of the Argonema galeatum A003/A1 genome contains the following:
- a CDS encoding transposase family protein — MTKLLNLSGVIVEDSKETEETLILSVRVEKKTADCPRCGKVSHRLHQNKSHLVRDLPMGNREVILK, encoded by the coding sequence ATGACCAAACTACTAAATTTATCTGGTGTCATAGTAGAAGATAGCAAGGAAACAGAAGAAACATTAATATTATCGGTAAGAGTCGAGAAAAAAACAGCAGATTGCCCCCGGTGTGGTAAGGTAAGTCATCGGCTTCATCAAAATAAAAGTCATTTGGTAAGAGATTTACCAATGGGAAATAGAGAAGTAATTCTCAAAG